A stretch of the Festucalex cinctus isolate MCC-2025b chromosome 20, RoL_Fcin_1.0, whole genome shotgun sequence genome encodes the following:
- the rmc1 gene encoding regulator of MON1-CCZ1 complex — MSDEHYLELCDNLVHFENASSVNNVFFDEANKQVFAVRSGGATGVVVKGPDDKSSVAFRMEDKGEVKCIKFSIGNKILAVQRTSKSVDFINFIPDFPHTEFTHECKMKNANLLGFCWTNWNEIVFVSDQGIEFYQVFPDKRTVKLLKSHSLNVNWYQYCPDTAVMLLSTTVQANVLQPFAFRGGSVSKMSKFEIELPVVPKPAKLSLSERDVAMATIYGQLYVMYLKHHSRSANSPSAEVVLYHLPREGVCKKTHVLKLNTTGKFALNIVDNLVVVHHQSSQTSLMFDIKLKESDGAVSTHQPVLPARSIQPCCIPLTGPAVVPSQLPVPCQLYSSSWSVFQPDIIISASEGYLWYLRVKLSPTVNMLQDKSKLMDFLLRRNDCKMVILSVCSQLVEGEQRGSLPVVASVFDKLNQVYKDFLEAEQSYSAAVDAGPTRGGGVHKRPIRSQAVIDQSDMYTHVLSAFTERKGASHKLTIAVLMEYIRSLNHFQISVQHYLYELVIKTLVQHNLFYMLHQFLQYHVLTDSKPLACLLLSLESTYPPAHQLSLDMLKRLSTANDEIVEVLLSKQQVLGALRFIRSVGAHDNMSARKFLDAARQTGDDMLFFTVFRSFQQRNQRLRGNPAFNPGEHCEEHVLHFTRVFGEQALMKAATA; from the exons ATGAGCGACGAGCACTACTTGGAGCTTTGTGACAACCTTGTCCACTTTGAAAACGCTTCGAGCGTCAACAATGTTTTCTTCGACGAAGCCAACAAACAG GTGTTCGCGGTGCGTTCAGGGGGCGCCACGGGGGTGGTCGTCAAAGGTCCGGATGACAAGAGTTCTGTTGCCTTCAG AATGGAGGATAAAGGTGAGGTCAAGTGCATCAAATTCTCCATTGGGAACAAAATTCTGGCCGTACAGAGAACGTCCAAGTCTGTG gaCTTCATCAACTTCATCCCCGACTTCCCGCACACGGAGTTCACGCACGAATGCAAG ATGAAAAATGCCAACCTGTTGGGCTTCTGCTGGACCAACTGGAACGAGATAGTCTTTGTCAGCGACCAGGGCATCGAGTTCTACCAG GTGTTTCCCGACAAACGTACCGTCAAACTGCTCAAGAGTCACAGCCTCAATGTCAACTGGTACCAGTACTGCCCCGACACCGCCGTCATGCTGCTGTCCACCACCGTGCAGGCCAACGTCCTGCAGCCCTTCGCCTTCCGG GGCGGGAGCGTGTCCAAGATGTCCAAGTTTGAGATCGAGCTGCCTGTTGTGCCAAAACCAGCCAAACTCAGCCTGTCAGAGAGGGACGTTGCCATGGCGACCAT TTATGGTCAGTTGTATGTGATGTACCTGAAGCATCACTCCAGAAGCGCCAACAGTCCCAGTGCTGAGGTTGTCCTCTACCACTTGCCAAG GGAGGGCGTGTGCAAAAAGACACACGTGTTGAAATTGAACACGACCGGGAAATTTGCGCTCAACATCGTCGACAACCTGGTGGTGGTCCATCATCAGAGCTCTCAG ACCTCGCTGATGTTCGACATCAAGTTGAAGGAGTCGGACGGTGCCGTCAGCACGCACCAGCCTGTCCTTCCTGCTCGCTCCATACAGCCGTGTTGCATCCCGCTTACAG GTCCGGCGGTGGTTCCGTCACAACTTCCTGTCCCGTGTCAGCTGT ACTCGTCTTCGTGGAGCGTCTTCCAGCCCGACATCATCATCAGCGCCAGTGAAG gtTACCTGTGGTATCTTCGTGTCAAGCTAAGTCCGACAGTCAACATGCTCCAGGACAAAAGCAAACTGATGGACTTCCTGTTACGACGCAACGACTGCAAGATGGTCATCCTGTCTGTCTGCTCACAAT tGGTGGAAGGCGAGCAGCGAGGAAGCCTTCCCGTGGTGGCGAGCGTCTTCGACAAGCTCAATCAGGTGTACAAGGACTTCCTGGAGGCGGAGCAAAGCTACAGCGCG GCCGTGGATGCGGGGCCCACGCGAGGCGGCGGCGTTCACAagcgaccaatcagaagccaggCGGTCATCGACCAATCGGATATGTACACGCATGTCTTGTCGGCGTTCACGGAAAGGAAG GGCGCCTCCCACAAGTTGACCATCGCCGTGCTGATGGAGTACATTCGCTCGCTCAACCACTTCCAGATCAGCGTGCAG CATTACTTGTACGAGCTGGTGATCAAGACGCTGGTTCAGCACAACCTCTTCTACATGTTACATCAGTTCCTGCAGTATCACGTCCTCACCGACTCCAAACCGCTG GCGTGTTTGCTTCTGTCCCTGGAGAGCACGTACCCCCCAGCCCATCAGCTGTCCCTTGACATGTTGAAG CGTCTGTCGACGGCCAATGACGAGATCGTGGAGGTCTTGCTGTCCAAGCAGCAGGTTCTGGGCGCACTCAGATTCATCCGCAGCGTCG GCGCCCACGACAACATGTCCGCCCGGAAGTTTCTGGACGCGGCTCGTCAGACGGGAGACGACATGTTGTTCTTCACAGTCTTCAGGTCCTTCCAGCAGAGGAACCAGCGCCTCAGGGGGAACCCGGCGTTCAACCCCG GTGAGCACTGCGAGGAGCACGTGCTTCACTTCACGCGCGTGTTTGGCGAGCAGGCGTTGATGAAAGCGGCCACCGCCTGA